In Isosphaera pallida ATCC 43644, the sequence TGCGTGGCGTCACCAATACGTCCTCGCCGGGGGCCAAGCGCAATTCGGCCTGGCGTTCCCGAGGGGTTTGGACATGGATCCAAGTGCCGTCGGCTAGAACAAGCTCCACGCGGACGTGCGACCCCATGGGCACCAATTTCAGCACCCGCGCCCGCCAGCCTTCGTTTAGGGTGACATTTCCCAGGCCGTCGGCGTATCCAAAGCGGTTGATTTCGAGGTCGTGGGGACGAACATAAACTTTGAACGGGCCAATCGCGTCGCTGGGGACAAGGGGGTCGGAGGCAGGCGTGGGGACCCCTTGAACCATCACACGACCATTGCGGATCGCCTCGCCCCGAAGCAAATTGACCGCGCCAAGGAACTCGGTGACAAACGGGGTCGCCGGACGCTCATAAAGTTCCTGGGGAGGCCCGATCTGCTCAACCCGACCCTGGTGAAGGATGACGACCTGATCGGCCACTTCAAAGGCTTCCTGCTGGTCGTGGGTGACAAACAGGCTGGTGACATGGACCTCGTCATGCAGCTTGCGCAACCAAGCGCGGAGTTCCTCACGCACCTTGGCATCTAGCGCGCCGAAGGGTTCGTCAAGCAACAGCACGCGGGGACGCGGAGCCAACGCGCGGGCCAGGGCAACCCGTTGCCGCTGACCGCCAGAAAGTTGCGACGGGTAACGCTCGGCGTGCGGAGTCAGTTGCACCAGGTCGAGCAGTTCATCAACCCGTTTCTTGATCTCGGTACGGGGACATTTCTTGACCTCTAGGCCAAAGGCGATATTCTGACGCACCGTCATGTGTCGAAAAAGCGCGTAATGCTGAAAGACAAAGCCGACCCCGCGCTGACGGGTAGGCAAGGTGGTAGCGTCCTCGCCGGTGAGTTCCACGGTGCCGAAGTCAGGGGCCTCTAGTCCGGCGATGATCCGCAAGACAGTCGATTTGCCAGAGCCGGAAGGTCCCAACAAACCGACGAGTTGGCCGTCGGGTACCTCGAAGGAAACGTCGTCGAGCGCGACGTAGTCGCCGAACCGTTTCCGAAGGTGACGCACCACAATCCCCACGTCGTCTACTCCCGCGCCCACCCGCTCCGTTGCGGCGATCGGACCCCGCATGGAGACCGGCGTTCCAATCGAACCAACCAGGGGGGAGTCGGGTGGATCTTGTCTCCAGAACCGTCCGACCGCGTCGCGGCCCCATTCAACCCGCGGAGATGGAGCGGGGAACAACGTGGAGCCTTTCCGGTTGAATCTCGTTTCAGCATCAGCAACGATCGAACGACAACCAAGACGGCCCTTCAAGGTCCGTTGCCACCACATGGTCATGACACCGTGCCCTCCCTGGCCGCGGAGTCCCTGTTCTTCCCTGGTTGGTCGGGTGATTCTATCAGGAACCCGACCGTTTGACGATCCGACTGGCCACGGCGTTCTCGTTACAACCAAGCCGCCCTCAACGCATCTTCGTCAAGTCAAGAGCGCGGCTCCCTCCCATTGGTCGCGGTGGTTGA encodes:
- a CDS encoding sulfate/molybdate ABC transporter ATP-binding protein, with the protein product MGIVVRHLRKRFGDYVALDDVSFEVPDGQLVGLLGPSGSGKSTVLRIIAGLEAPDFGTVELTGEDATTLPTRQRGVGFVFQHYALFRHMTVRQNIAFGLEVKKCPRTEIKKRVDELLDLVQLTPHAERYPSQLSGGQRQRVALARALAPRPRVLLLDEPFGALDAKVREELRAWLRKLHDEVHVTSLFVTHDQQEAFEVADQVVILHQGRVEQIGPPQELYERPATPFVTEFLGAVNLLRGEAIRNGRVMVQGVPTPASDPLVPSDAIGPFKVYVRPHDLEINRFGYADGLGNVTLNEGWRARVLKLVPMGSHVRVELVLADGTWIHVQTPRERQAELRLAPGEDVLVTPRNLKVFYESAPAHVPDYVI